The Fusarium falciforme chromosome 7, complete sequence genome window below encodes:
- a CDS encoding Glyco-transf-28 domain-containing protein, translating to MDMTQQPAAGRRRPHRKSRTGCFECRRRRIKCGEERPACAACVRHDHPCVYPSAQQATHCPTPATDHPTVRSLDSEASLTSSLSIPRLAERDQTPFPSSPTFVLDDLALLHHYTLSTSLDIVKSSGGDECWQKIFPQIGFRHAFVMHGILGLAALHLAYRQCAERERLLLIAAHHHNMALQGFQENINHMTDDNSDALFVCASMNILHVFGMFGPLYDGPAAGRKSRILGAEWIPMIRGVGAVLKPVYERVRFGPLRPLLDLGNWDELDPNAQQAAQDGHFRSIQQATGQRISTTMTDKKRDTIRYELAGDETPYLSPVPPYSIPRKAVGTSDLANAAELPSEPVSPASSFTFSSFGGSDVKTRDDARVDVDFDSKLVRSLTRLYRVPSEKHDEPKTPSPEYSEAQPKIQKWATKLNIVIQVVGSRGDVQPFIALGNELQRHGHRVRLATHNTFANFVRDSGLEFYPIGGDPAELMAYMVKNPGLIPSMKSLKAGEIQKKRTMVQEMLEKFWHSCLRPDPSTGQPFVANAIIANPPSFAHIHCAQALGIPVHLMFTMPWSSTRAFPHPLANLKNAGSDPRLENYISYSVVEWLTWQGLGDLINKWRKSIDLEEVDMFDAPMLAQNLKIPFTYCWSPALVPKPSDWASHIDVCGFFFRDAPQYSPPDDLVRFLAAGPPPVYIGFGSIVLDNPEEMISVILEAVRVSNARAIISKGWSNLAGSESEDIYWIGDCPHEWLFQHVAAVVHHGGAGTTACGLRNGKPTTIVPFFGDQPFWGQMVANAGAGPNPIPHAELTVETLSEAIMYCLSPEAAAAAASIAAKMASEMGVRTAVQSFHRNLPLESIPCDLIPSEPAVWLYSTAKHSIKLSNVAADILLSNKSIDSKHLKLYQTNPILIETTRWDPISGGASAVMGTATGMAGSIAGIVTKPVEEYRDEQRRRSRDKKTAEPRVPSIGDEKAGSSERASGDSTRPATEHSSSLAGRMAGASARSFGRVGSTALKGMVVDIPMALTEGMRTVPHLYGSDVRDHGPVTDAKSGMVVGGKTFAWGFIDGLSDVVMEPYRGAKKEGAMGAVKGIGKGAMNLVTKSGAGMFGVLAYPSAGISKSLRTAVHSSTRKAITQALREEGKWMANNHRRDAVDKYQVMYSISH from the exons ATGGATATGACGCAGCAGCCGGCGGCAGGCAGGCGAAGGCCACACAGAAAATCGAGAACGGGATGCTTTGAGTGTCGGAGGCGACGAATCAAG TGTGGTGAAGAGAGACCCGCTTGCGCGGCATGTGTTCGACACGACCATCCATGCGTCTACCCGTCTGCACAGCAAGCCACCCACTGTCCCACACCGGCAACCGACCACCCTACTGTCCGATCTTTGGATAGTGAGGCATCATTGACATCCTCTCTTTCGATACCCCGCCTTGCCGAGAGGGATCAGACACCCTTTCCATCGTCACCGACCTTTGTCCTTGATGATCTGGCCTTGTTACACCATTACACCCTGTCGACAAGCCTCGACATTGTCAAGTCTTCTGGTGGAGACGAGTGTTGGCAAAAGATATTCCCCCAAATTGGATTCAGGCATGCCTTTGTTATGCACGGCATCCTTGGTCTCGCAGCCTTGCATCTCGCATACAGGCAATGTGCCGAGCGAGAACGGCTTCTCTTGATCGCCGCCCACCATCACAACATGGCGTTGCAAGGGTTTCAGGAGAACATAAATCACATGACCGACGACAACAGCGATGCTCTATTCGTATGCGCATCGATGAATATTCTCCACGTCTTTGGCATGTTTGGACCGCTGTACGACGGCCCTGCCGCCGGCCGCAAGTCCCGGATCCTCGGAGCCGAGTGGATCCCCATGATCCGCGGTGTCGGGGCCGTACTGAAGCCGGTATACGAGCGAGTACGGTTTGGACCCTTGAGACCACTGCTTGATCTCGGTAATTGGGATGAATTGGATCCAAACGCCCAACAAGCCGCACAAGACGGCCACTTTCGCAGTATTCAACAG GCCACTGGGCAACGAATATCGACAACAATGACGGACAAGAAACGAGACACAATCCGATATGAGCTCGCTGGCGATGAAACACCATATCTGAGTCCGGTGCCACCTTATTCTATCCCGAGGAAAGCAGTCGGCACAAGCGATCTGGCAAACGCCGCAGAATTGCCCTCCGAACCTGTATCACCGGCCTCGTCTTTCACATTCAGCAGCTTCGGTGGCAGCGACGTCAAAACTCGAG ACGATGCCCGAGTCGACGTCGATTTCGATTCAAAGCTAGTTCGCAGCCTGACCCGCCTCTACCGCGTGCCCTCTGAAAAGCATGATGAACCAAAGACGCCGTCACCAGAATACTCTGAAGCGCAACCAAAGATTCAAAAATGGGCCACAAAGTTGAACATTGTCATTCAAGTTGTGGGGAGTCGAGGAGATGTGCAGCCCTTCATCGCTCTCGGTAATGAACTTCAACGGCACGGCCACCGCGTCCGGCTAGCAACCCACAATACGTTCGCCAACTTCGTACGAGACTCAGGCCTTGAATTTTATCCCATTGGCGGCGACCCAGCTGAGTTGATGGCCTATATGGTTAAGAACCCGGGCCTTATTCCCAGCATGAAAAGTCTCAAGGCTGGCGAAATCCAGAAGAAGCGCACTATGGTCCAAGAAATGCTCGAGAAATTTTGGCATTCATGCCTGAGACCTGATCCCTCGACTGGTCAGCCGTTTGTAGCGAATGCTATCATCGCCAATCCCCCAAGCTTTGCGCACATTCACTGTGCGCAGGCTCTCGGTATACCGGTTCACTTGATGTTTACGATGCCTTGGAGCAGCACCAGGGCTTTCCCACATCCTCTCGCTAATCTGAAGAATGCTGGCAGCGACCCTCGACTTGAGAACTACATATCCTACAGCGTGGTGGAATGGTTAACCTGGCAAGG TCTGGGCGATCTCATCAACAAGTGGCGAAAGTCAATAGATCTGGAAGAGGTGGATATGTTTGATGCTCCTATGCTTGCACAAAACTTGAAAATACCCTTTACATATTGCTGGTCACCGGCTCTTGTGCCCAAGCCGTCTGACTGGGCTTCACACATCG ACGTTTGTGGATTCTTCTTTCGCGACGCTCCTCAATACTCTCCACCAGATGATCTTGTCCGATTTCTTGCGGCCGGGCCGCCGCCAGTCTATATTGGTTTCGGGAGCATCGTGTTAGACAACCCAGAAGAAATGATCAGCGTTATACTCGAAGCTGTCCGCGTTTCCAATGCCcgcgccatcatctccaagggCTGGTCTAACCTCGCAGGCTCAGAGAGTGAGGATATCTACTGGATAGGAGACTGTCCCCACGAGTGGCTCTTCCAGCACGTTGCCGCGGTAGTTCACCATGGAGGTGCGGGAACAACGGCCTGTGGACTGAGGAATGGAAAGCCCACTACTATTGTCCCGTTTTTCGGAGA CCAACCTTTTTGGGGCCAGATGGTGGCCAACGCAGGCGCAGGCCCCAACCCGATACCACACGCAGAACTCACTGTGGAAACTCTTTCTGAAGCCATTATGTACTGTCTCTCGCCCGAGGCTGCAGCTGCAGCCGCGTCCATCGCCGCCAAGATGGCGTCCGAGATGGGCGTCCGTACCGCTGTGCAGTCATTTCACAGGAACTTGCCTCTAGAGAGTATTCCGTGCGATCTGATTCCAAGTGAGCCGGCTGTGTGGTTGTATAGCACTGCGAAACATTCCATCAAGCTTTCCAATGTCGCTGCAGACATTCTTCTGTCGAACAAGTCGATCGATTCCAAACACTTGAAACT CTATCAGACGAACCCCATTCTGATTGAAACCACACGATGGGACCCCATCTCTGGGGGTGCCTCGGCGGTCATGGGGACAGCAACTGGCATGGCCGGCTCAATCGCGGGCATCGTCACCAAACCAGTCGAAGAGTACAGAGATGAGCAGAGGCGACGCAGTCGTGACAAGAAAACGGCCGAGCCTAGAGTCCCATCCATCGGGGATGAGAAAGCTGGTTCTTCAGAACGGGCATCAGGCGACTCGACTCGGCCAGCTACTGAGCACTCAAGCTCTCTGGCTGGTAGAATGGCAGGGGCGTCAGCAAGGAGCTTTGGAAGAGTCGGGTCCACTGCTCTGAAAGGCATGGTGGTGGACATTCCCATGGCTCTTACTGAAGGTATGAGAACCGTACCACACCTCTACGGCAGCGATGTCCGTGACCACGGTCCTGTGACAGATGCCAAGAGTGGAATGGTCGTGGGGGGCAAGACATTTGCCTGGGGCTTCATCGACGGCCTCAGTGACGTCGTGATGGAGCCATACAGAGGTGCCAAGAAAGAGGGCGCTATGGGAGCTGTCAAGGGCATTGGAAAAGGTGCCATGAATCTGGTGACCAAGAGCGGCGCTGGCATGTTTGGGGTGTTGGCTTATCCCAGCGCCGGCATCTCAAAGAGCTTGCGGACCGCGGTGCACAGTTCGACACGTAAAGCCATAACCCAGGCGCTCCGTGAAGAGGGGAAATGGATGGCAAACAACCATAGAAGAGATGCAGTTGAT AAGTATCAGGTTATGTACTCAATATCACATTAA
- a CDS encoding MFS domain-containing protein: MSAPVVEVRTLMPESSIDTTKWWKSRNLRTLNLLLIVPMLSIFTQGFDGSMMNGLQSVENWRDYFGEPKGSTLGLFNAAYPMGGLCAIPFLSVVSDTFGRRSAMGLGATVCTIGATLQAAAQNLPMFVVSRGILGFGAVFIGASGAPLITELAHPAHRATATALFNTSYSLGSIVAAWVTFGTFRIASSASWRIPSAIQGLPSIIQLLGLWFVPESPRWLISKDRNDEALDILAKYHAEGNKEDALVQFEYSEITNALAYERSIDRNNWIQNYLEFVRTKGNQKRLFILLWCACISQMSGNAFISYYLAPVLTSVGLTTSLEQTLINATQQVLSWFSALYFATLPQKLGRRTLFLCSLAAIFVCLVSITAGSAVFANDPSNKVAGGAVVAFLYLFSPSYNLGLNGNLGLYITEILPFNLRMRGQALYQLFATCFTLLSTYAIPVGLDDIAWKLYTVFIPWVLIEWLVIYFVYPETKGPSLEEIAIIFDGPDAAASTLSKAVDIERAEVEHKN, from the exons atgtCGGCTCCCGTGGTAGAGGTCCGGACATTGATGCCGGAGAGCAGCATCGACACGACGAAATGGTGGAAATCTCGGAACCTACGCACTCTAAATCTGTTGTTGATCGTTCCAATGCTCTCCATCTTTACCCAAGG GTTTGACGGCTCTATGATGAATGGCTTACAATCAGTCGAGAATTGGCGAGATTACTTTGGTGAACCCAAGGGCTCGACATTGGGGCTGTTCAATGCCGCATACCCCATGGGCGGTCTCTGTGCCATCCCCTTTCTGTCCGTCGTCAGCGATACCTTTGGAAGACGATCAGCCATGGGCCTCGGAGCTACTGTTTGTACCATCGGTGCTACACTTCAGGCGGCCGCCCAGAACCTCCCTATGTTTGTCGTGTCCAGGGGCATCTTGGGTTTCGGCGCTGTCTTCATCGGCGCCTCGGGTGCTCCCTTGATCACCGAGCTGGCACACCCAGCGCACAGGGCTACTGCAACTGCTCTCTTTAACACGTCCTACTCTCTTGGTTCTATTGTCGCTGCGTGGGTGACCTTTGGTACCTTTCGAATCGCTTCGTCCGCCTCCTGGCGTATCCCTTCTGCAATCCAGGGTTTGCCTTCAATCATtcagcttctcggcctgTGGTTCGTTCCCGAGAGCCCACGTTGGCTCATCTCCAAGGACAGGAACGACGAGGCCCTTGACATCCTCGCGAAATATCATGCCGAAGGGAACAAGGAAGATGCCCTCGTGCAATTCGAGTATAGCGAGATCACGAATGCACTCGCCTACGAGAGGAGCATTGATCGCAACAACTGGATCCAGAACTACCTCGAATTCGTCAGGACAAAGGGCAACCAGAAGCGTCTCTTTATCCTTCTCTGGTGCGCCTGTATCAGCCAGATGTCTGGAAACGCGTTTATCTCATACTACCTTGCACCGGTTCTGACATCCGTTGGACTTACCACGAGTCTCGAACAGACTCTTATCAACGCGACGCAGCAGGTCCTCTCTTGGTTTTCTGCCCTCTACTTTGCAACCCTTCCTCAGAAGCTCGGCCGACGCACTCTCTTCCTTTGCTCCCTTGCAGCCATCTTTGTTTGCCTTGTTAGCATCACCGCTGGCAGCGCCGTCTTCGCCAACGACCCAAGCAACAAGGTGGCTGGTGGAGCAGTAGTTGCATTCCTCTACCTATTCTCGCCCTCGTATAACCTTGGTCTTAACGGAAACTTGGGCCTGTACATCACCGAGATCCTCCCGTTCAACCTCCGCATGAGAGGCCAAGCACTCTACCAGTTGTTCGCCACGTGCTTTACCCTCCTCTCGACCTACGCTATCCCTGTCGGACTGGACGATATCGCTTGGAAGTTGTACACCGTTTTCATTCCATGGGTTCTGATTGAGTGGCTCGTTATTTACTTCGTCTACCCTGAGACCAAGGGTCCTTCGCTGGAGGAAATTGCTATTATCTTCGATGGACCTGATGCCGCGGCGTCGACCCTTAGCAAGGCGGTGGACATTGAGCGCGCCGAGGTTGAGCATAAGAACTAG
- a CDS encoding Bac-rhamnosid6H domain-containing protein, which yields MDKPPIDSKWIWHPQWVDSAKDSAGGFVHFRKELTLDRVPSEPVIVQITADTKYQLYINGRITIFGPVKGDEHMWFYDELDIGPYLKSGVNILSVQVLRLYHGTPYGTSFPRMPFPGLLVRRAGEADGDEIQLDTDDTWLVAIDASRKLRIDQKEDDFLHVYEDAATIPRHDLDWVAAQVLDLPKSHGLGPPWMLHPRMIPLPRITPTGFKKVHNLRSSLSQQEWEELLLNPHAGVPPLRLPAGTTHHIELEADHHLTTYLEFCFERPTSSGSELRITYAECYEDEPEMVPYIRRKGDRLDTAKKLYGPQDRYVFAGGQGCTSAQSLQYTMSPKTKENFRPFHFRTFRILALDIQVNPESDLTMTGMHVNRTHYPLDVTGEIEIPGTAYEQLWSTSVRTLTNCMHDCYEDCPFYEQLQYAMDVRSSCLFTYYVSGDDRMARQAILQLHSSYRSHLGLLASRSPASQLQIIPHFSLFWILTLVDHFEHFGDIEFTRRLIPVCDGILESFAGRIEPALGLVSSETPFWDFVDWTPEWKPMGIPPAAARTGYQTFTNSLYAHTMQRLVPVVKAIGRQGLAGELEARADTIVGALRQHCRLGEVFTDGLASSADITRDFSQHNQIWAVLCGAATGDYARKLLRQSLPMAQSMSSEEEDLQAPIPATEFTKPSQAMSFYLLRSLSTAGSTLYDDVFHDMWQPWLNQLSLNLTTWCEDEVTLRSDCHAWSCVPLYELMAEVAGIRPAEPGWSSVSFRPRTGLFPSFRAKVPLGGKLAPGTAHVAWKRSEGWDKASVSLRLETGAPVDGVPIHVTYPDGRQETKLGLELTFTL from the coding sequence ATGGATAAACCACCCATCGACTCAAAATGGATATGGCACCCGCAATGGGTCGACAGCGCAAAAGACTCAGCAGGAGGCTTTGTTCATTTTCGCAAAGAACTCACACTCGACCGCGTCCCTAGCGAGCCTGTCATTGTCCAGATCACAGCAGACACAAAGTATCAGCTCTACATCAACGGACGTATCACCATCTTCGGCCCTGTCAAGGGAGACGAACACATGTGGTTCTATGACGAACTTGACATTGGTCCATACCTAAAATCGGGCGTCAATATCCTCTCCGTTCAGGTGCTCCGTCTGTACCACGGTACTCCCTACGGTACAAGCTTCCCCAGGATGCCATTTCCTGGGCTGTTGGTGCGAAGAGCGGGTGAAGCAGACGGCGATGAGATTCAACTTGACACGGATGATACATGGCTTGTCGCCATTGACGCTTCTCGGAAGCTTCGTATCGACCAGAAGGAAGACGACTTTCTACATGTTTACGAAGATGCTGCGACCATTCCTAGGCATGATCTTGATTGGGTAGCGGCCCAGGTTCTCGATCTCCCCAAGTCTCATGGTCTCGGTCCTCCTTGGATGCTGCATCCCCGGATGATTCCCTTGCCACGTATCACTCCGACAGGCTTCAAGAAGGTGCACAACCTACGAAGTTCGCTATCTCAGCAGGAATGGGAGGAGCTTCTCTTGAATCCCCATGCTGGCGTTCCACCTCTCCGTCTACCGGCAGGCACAACGCATCACATTGAGCTCGAGGCGGATCACCACCTGACGACGTATCTCGAGTTTTGCTTTGAACGTCCCACGTCATCCGGCAGTGAGCTTCGAATCACCTATGCTGAGTGCTATGAGGATGAACCGGAGATGGTACCCTACATCCGTCGCAAAGGCGACCGCCTTGACACGGCCAAGAAACTCTACGGGCCACAGGATCGGTACGTCTTTGCGGGTGGGCAAGGCTGCACATCAGCTCAGAGCCTTCAGTATACCATGAGCCCGAAGACTAAAGAGAATTTCCGACCGTTTCACTTTCGAACTTTCCGGATCCTGGCCCTGGATATACAAGTCAACCCTGAAAGCGACCTCACCATGACCGGAATGCACGTCAACAGGACGCATTATCCACTGGATGTCACGGGAGAGATCGAAATCCCTGGCACAGCTTATGAGCAGCTTTGGTCCACCAGCGTGCGCACGCTCACCAACTGCATGCACGATTGCTACGAAGATTGTCCCTTCTATGAGCAGTTGCAGTATGCCATGGACGTACGAAGCTCGTGTCTCTTCACATACTATGTTTCTGGGGACGATCGCATGGCTCGCCAGGCCATTCTTCAGCTACACAGCTCATACCGCTCTCATCTGGGCTTGCTGGCAAGCCGTAGCCCGGCCTCCCAGCTCCAGATAATTCCACACTTCTCGCTTTTCTGGATTCTTACCCTGGTGGATCACTTTGAACACTTTGGGGACATTGAATTCACCCGCCGCCTGATTCCTGTTTGTGATGGGATCCTCGAATCCTTTGCGGGGCGCATCGAGCCTGCCCTGGGCCTCGTATCTTCAGAGACTCCATTCTGGGACTTTGTGGACTGGACACCCGAGTGGAAGCCGATGGGTATTCCGCCAGCAGCCGCACGAACTGGGTACCAAACATTCACAAACTCGCTCTATGCCCATACCATGCAAAGACTGGTGCCCGTAGTCAAAGCCATCGGGAGACAAGGCCTTGCAGGGGAACTCGAGGCTCGGGCGGATACCATCGTCGGGGCCCTCAGGCAACATTGTCGGCTCGGCGAGGTATTCACCGATGGGCTCGCCTCTTCGGCTGATATCACCCGAGACTTTAGTCAACACAACCAGATATGGGCCGTTTTGTGCGGAGCCGCGACAGGAGACTATGCACGCAAGTTGCTGAGGCAGTCTCTGCCAATGGCACAGTCCATGTCctctgaggaagaggacttGCAGGCCCCAATACCTGCCACCGAGTTTACAAAACCGTCACAAGCCATGTCGTTCTACCTTCTCCGTTCTCTCTCAACGGCAGGTTCTACGTTGTACGACGACGTCTTTCACGACATGTGGCAGCCATGGCTGAACCAACTATCCCTCAACTTGACGACATGGTGCGAAGATGAGGTGACGCTGCGATCCGACTGTCACGCGTGGAGCTGTGTACCTCTGTACGAACTCATGGCTGAAGTTGCAGGCATCCGACCAGCCGAGCCGGGTTGGAGCTCGGTGTCGTTTCGGCCGAGGACGGGGCTCTTCCCCTCATTCAGAGCCAAGGTCCCGCTGGGTGGCAAGTTGGCGCCTGGGACGGCGCACGTTGCTTGGAAACGGTCCGAAGGTTGGGACAAGGCGTCGGTGTCGTTGCGTCTTGAGACGGGGGCTCCTGTTGATGGAGTTCCTATCCATGTGACGTATCCAGATGGACGTCAGGAGACTAAGCTTGGACTGGAACTGACCTTTACCCTGTAA